A part of Variovorax sp. HW608 genomic DNA contains:
- a CDS encoding ABC transporter permease, translating into MSAVIDAAPPARSVWRPPELSTRWWPVFLRNLLVWRKLAIPSLIGNIAEPLIWLVAFGYGMSALVGQVEVEGTRIPYILFLASGSICMSAMNAASFEALYSAFSRMHVQKTWDGIMNAPVGLDDVVLAEMLWAGFKAIFTTTAILFVMLALGISHTPKLFIAWLVLVGCGITFSCIALIFNALAKGYDFFTYYFTLFMTPMMFLSGVFFPLEQLPGVVRAVAAWLPLTNAVMLVRPLFMDQWPDDWLRHAVVLVAYTVAAYWIALGLTRRRFRA; encoded by the coding sequence ATGTCCGCAGTGATCGATGCCGCACCGCCCGCCCGCTCCGTCTGGCGCCCGCCCGAGCTCTCGACGCGCTGGTGGCCGGTGTTCCTGCGCAACCTGCTGGTGTGGCGCAAGCTCGCGATCCCGAGCCTGATCGGCAACATCGCCGAGCCGCTGATCTGGCTGGTGGCCTTCGGCTACGGCATGAGCGCACTCGTGGGCCAGGTCGAGGTGGAAGGCACGCGCATCCCCTACATCCTCTTCCTGGCGAGCGGCTCGATCTGCATGAGCGCGATGAACGCGGCTTCGTTCGAGGCGCTCTATTCGGCCTTCTCGCGCATGCACGTGCAGAAGACCTGGGACGGCATCATGAACGCACCGGTCGGCCTCGACGACGTGGTGCTGGCCGAGATGCTGTGGGCCGGCTTCAAGGCGATCTTCACCACCACCGCGATCCTCTTCGTGATGCTGGCGCTGGGCATCAGCCACACGCCGAAGCTCTTCATCGCGTGGCTGGTGCTGGTGGGCTGCGGCATCACCTTCTCGTGCATCGCGCTGATCTTCAATGCGCTCGCGAAGGGCTACGACTTCTTCACCTACTACTTCACGCTGTTCATGACGCCGATGATGTTCCTCTCGGGCGTGTTCTTTCCGCTGGAGCAACTGCCCGGCGTGGTGCGCGCGGTGGCCGCGTGGCTGCCGCTGACCAATGCGGTGATGCTGGTGCGGCCGCTCTTCATGGACCAGTGGCCCGACGACTGGCTGCGGCATGCCGTGGTGCTCGTCGCCTACACGGTCGCCGCGTACTGGATTGCGCTCGGACTCACGCGCCGCCGGTTCAGGGCCTGA
- a CDS encoding autotransporter outer membrane beta-barrel domain-containing protein: MNKTFRTLWNPSLSTWVAAPETARGPARTRSVGGACAAAVAVIGLWAGPVLAAGGAGGQPDSTYYAGSGGSNGQGGGGALNDSGSQAHGGAGGSANESTSTAGANADIGGFFGAIAGAGGAAGTSPGQSGAAGESPGVANAYGGGGGAGFVGYALPSGIPSFSGVVAGGSGGNGGDGDWAAGGGGAGGYGITLFSPLSAWTLDGSIRGGAGGKGGDAWSQAGGGGSGGGGLFVSIGGAAAPLTNSASIVGGAGGAGGSEFPVGAHSNASGGGGGEGGFGVVFAGNRGTLSNNGVISGGAGGAGGAGGGERTNGTGAPGGGGDGGVGLWSQGAGLTVTNAGLITGGNGGVGGTNSNGGASGANGAGGAGVLGVNVDITNSSGGTISGGLGGDGTTRADAVHFTGGTNSLTLGGGSLVGAVAIDGAATATIRAGGANQSASSALILGGAGTFDTNGNDMTWSGAISGGAGLTKTGSGALTLGGDNTYSGGTALKQGRLNVGSNTALGTGELAMDDGTTLGFAANGLTIGNAIRLTGTQDPVIDTGAFNATVAGAITGAGFLTKEGTGALTLTGANSYTGATNVAAGTLRAGAANTFSAASAYTVAAGATLDLAGFSQTLQSVANAGTVSLVGAAPGTTLTVTGPWVGNGGTLRVGTTLGTDGSATDRLVLRGATAIASGTTGVLVTNLGGLGGQTTGNGIEIIGTENGGSIQSGAFALAAPVAAGAYQYRLDTTGTAAYLSNTITVVPPTAAQAPTSTATSTAQAVSVSTPAAVVVPLYRAEVPLFAALPAQLRQADAAMLGNMHQRIGDTDVVAGGATQPPAAGQRRAWGRVISTDMDIRQEGTVSPSSDGRLNGFQAGTDLWADGRWRAGVYAGQLDGNVDVTGFASGIGNLAVGHNDLRSQYLGVYGTYMSEAGFYADAVLQGSRHRYTVNPVSALSVDGKGSGFLASLEVGQAFAIAPGWAIEPQLQVAHRQLSLDDTVISGALVHNDGENGWLLRAGVRVKGEIATGAGMLQPYARVNVYHAASGTDVARFIGPAAFTDISSRTGYTTTEVALGATLQLSAATSVYGEVGQLFDSGGDQRLKSGVQGSVGLRVNW, translated from the coding sequence ATGAACAAGACCTTTCGTACGCTCTGGAATCCTTCGCTTTCCACCTGGGTCGCCGCACCCGAAACCGCGCGCGGCCCGGCGCGCACGCGCAGCGTGGGCGGTGCCTGTGCCGCGGCTGTCGCGGTGATCGGACTCTGGGCCGGGCCGGTTCTTGCCGCAGGTGGCGCGGGCGGGCAGCCGGACTCCACGTACTACGCCGGCAGCGGCGGGAGCAACGGGCAGGGCGGTGGGGGCGCGCTGAACGACTCCGGTTCGCAAGCCCACGGCGGCGCGGGCGGTTCGGCCAACGAATCGACCTCCACGGCGGGCGCCAACGCGGACATCGGCGGCTTCTTCGGCGCGATCGCAGGCGCTGGCGGTGCGGCGGGCACCTCCCCCGGTCAAAGCGGCGCGGCGGGCGAGAGCCCGGGCGTGGCCAATGCCTATGGCGGCGGGGGCGGTGCAGGTTTCGTCGGCTATGCGCTACCGAGCGGCATCCCTTCCTTCTCCGGGGTGGTCGCGGGCGGCAGTGGCGGAAACGGTGGCGATGGCGACTGGGCCGCAGGTGGAGGGGGGGCCGGAGGCTATGGCATCACGCTCTTTTCACCGCTGTCCGCGTGGACACTCGACGGATCGATCCGTGGCGGTGCAGGCGGCAAGGGCGGGGACGCCTGGTCGCAGGCCGGCGGCGGTGGCAGCGGCGGCGGCGGACTGTTCGTGAGCATCGGCGGCGCGGCAGCCCCGCTCACCAACAGCGCTTCGATTGTTGGCGGCGCCGGTGGTGCGGGCGGTTCGGAGTTTCCGGTCGGTGCGCACAGCAACGCCTCGGGCGGTGGCGGTGGTGAAGGCGGATTCGGCGTGGTTTTCGCCGGAAATCGCGGGACCTTGAGCAACAACGGCGTGATCTCGGGCGGCGCCGGTGGCGCGGGTGGTGCCGGAGGCGGCGAACGGACCAACGGTACCGGCGCGCCGGGCGGCGGCGGTGACGGCGGTGTCGGCCTGTGGTCGCAAGGGGCGGGTTTGACCGTCACCAACGCCGGACTCATCACCGGCGGCAATGGCGGCGTCGGCGGCACCAACAGCAACGGCGGCGCCAGCGGTGCGAACGGCGCCGGCGGTGCGGGCGTCCTCGGCGTCAACGTCGACATCACCAACAGCAGCGGCGGCACGATCTCGGGCGGCCTCGGCGGCGACGGCACGACGCGGGCAGACGCGGTGCACTTCACCGGCGGCACCAATTCGCTCACGCTCGGCGGCGGTTCACTCGTCGGGGCGGTGGCGATCGATGGTGCCGCAACAGCGACGATCCGCGCCGGCGGCGCCAACCAGAGCGCGAGCAGCGCGCTGATCCTCGGCGGCGCCGGCACCTTCGACACCAACGGCAACGACATGACGTGGTCGGGGGCGATCTCCGGCGGCGCCGGGTTGACCAAGACCGGCAGCGGCGCGCTCACGCTCGGCGGCGACAACACCTACAGCGGCGGCACCGCGCTCAAGCAGGGGCGCCTGAACGTCGGCAGCAACACCGCCCTCGGCACCGGCGAGCTCGCGATGGACGATGGCACCACGCTCGGCTTCGCGGCCAACGGCCTCACGATCGGCAATGCGATCCGGCTGACCGGCACGCAGGACCCGGTCATCGACACCGGCGCGTTCAACGCGACGGTGGCCGGCGCGATCACCGGCGCCGGCTTCCTCACCAAGGAAGGCACGGGCGCGCTGACGCTCACCGGCGCCAACAGCTACACCGGCGCGACCAACGTGGCGGCAGGCACGCTGCGCGCGGGCGCGGCCAACACCTTCAGCGCGGCGTCGGCGTACACCGTCGCGGCCGGCGCGACGCTGGACCTCGCGGGCTTCAGCCAGACGCTGCAGTCCGTCGCCAACGCGGGCACGGTGTCGCTGGTCGGCGCCGCGCCGGGCACGACGCTGACCGTCACCGGCCCCTGGGTCGGCAACGGCGGCACGCTGCGCGTGGGCACCACGCTCGGCACCGACGGCAGCGCCACCGACCGGCTGGTGCTGCGCGGCGCCACCGCCATCGCCAGCGGCACCACCGGCGTGCTCGTGACCAACCTGGGCGGCCTCGGCGGTCAGACCACGGGCAACGGCATCGAGATCATCGGCACGGAAAACGGCGGCAGCATCCAGTCCGGCGCGTTCGCGCTGGCCGCGCCGGTCGCGGCCGGCGCCTACCAGTACCGGCTGGACACGACGGGCACGGCGGCCTATCTGAGCAACACGATCACCGTGGTGCCGCCCACCGCTGCGCAGGCGCCCACTTCGACTGCAACGTCGACCGCACAGGCTGTCTCGGTCTCCACGCCGGCAGCGGTCGTGGTTCCCCTGTACCGCGCCGAGGTGCCGCTCTTCGCCGCGCTGCCGGCGCAGCTGCGCCAGGCCGACGCCGCGATGCTCGGCAACATGCACCAGCGCATCGGCGACACCGACGTGGTCGCCGGCGGCGCGACGCAGCCGCCGGCCGCTGGCCAGCGCCGCGCCTGGGGCCGCGTCATCAGCACCGACATGGACATCCGCCAGGAAGGCACCGTGAGTCCTTCGAGCGATGGCCGGCTCAACGGCTTCCAGGCCGGCACCGACCTCTGGGCCGATGGCCGCTGGCGCGCGGGCGTCTATGCCGGCCAGCTCGACGGCAACGTGGACGTGACCGGCTTCGCCAGTGGCATCGGCAACCTGGCCGTGGGCCACAACGACCTGCGCAGCCAGTACCTGGGCGTGTACGGCACGTACATGAGCGAGGCCGGCTTCTACGCCGATGCCGTCCTGCAGGGATCGCGCCACCGCTACACGGTGAATCCGGTGTCGGCGCTTTCGGTGGACGGCAAGGGCAGCGGCTTCCTCGCCTCGCTCGAAGTGGGGCAGGCCTTCGCGATCGCGCCGGGATGGGCCATCGAGCCGCAGTTGCAGGTCGCGCACCGGCAACTGAGCCTGGACGACACGGTGATCTCCGGCGCGCTGGTGCACAACGACGGCGAGAACGGCTGGCTCCTGCGCGCCGGCGTGCGCGTCAAGGGCGAGATCGCCACCGGCGCGGGCATGCTGCAGCCGTATGCGCGCGTGAACGTCTACCACGCCGCGAGCGGCACCGACGTGGCCCGCTTCATCGGCCCCGCCGCCTTCACCGACATCAGCTCGCGCACCGGCTACACCACCACCGAGGTGGCGCTGGGCGCGACGCTGCAGCTCAGCGCCGCGACGAGCGTGTACGGCGAGGTGGGCCAGCTCTTCGATTCCGGCGGCGACCAGCGGCTCAAGAGCGGCGTCCAGGGCTCGGTCGGGTTGCGCGTCAACTGGTAG
- a CDS encoding tripartite tricarboxylate transporter TctB family protein, with protein MRIKSQADFYSGLMFIAAGGAFAIGATSYSIGEGARMGPGYFPLMLGILLAILGAAVLFQSLVVETVDGDPIGKWAWKPLFFVLAANLAFGVLLGGLPSIGVPAMGMIIAIYALTIISSLAGEDFNLKDVLILATILAAGSYIAFIWALKLQIQVWPTFISG; from the coding sequence ATGCGTATCAAGAGTCAGGCAGACTTCTATTCGGGACTCATGTTCATCGCCGCGGGCGGCGCCTTCGCCATCGGCGCCACCTCCTACAGCATCGGCGAAGGCGCCCGCATGGGGCCGGGCTACTTTCCGCTCATGCTGGGGATCCTGCTGGCGATCCTCGGGGCAGCGGTGCTGTTCCAGTCGCTGGTGGTCGAGACGGTCGACGGCGACCCCATCGGCAAGTGGGCGTGGAAGCCGCTGTTCTTCGTGCTGGCGGCCAACCTCGCCTTCGGCGTGCTGCTCGGCGGCCTGCCGAGCATCGGCGTGCCGGCGATGGGCATGATCATCGCGATCTACGCGTTGACGATCATTTCGAGCCTCGCCGGAGAAGACTTCAATCTGAAGGACGTGCTCATCCTGGCAACGATCCTGGCCGCGGGCAGCTACATCGCCTTCATCTGGGCGCTGAAGCTGCAGATCCAGGTCTGGCCCACCTTCATCTCGGGTTGA
- a CDS encoding NAD(P)H-binding protein: MERGTALVLGATGGIGGETAAALLRRGWKVRALARDPARAAAQWPAGTLRPEWVAGDAMDAASVLAAARGAALIVHAVNPPGYRDWETLVPPMLENTLRAAEATGARIVLPGNVYNYGPDAFPDIDESAPQHPVTRKGAIRVRMEQRLCESATRGVRTLVVRAGDFFGPRAHSNWFAQGLVKAGRPLASIGDPGRPGLGHQWTYLPDMAEAIAQLVEREHALATFESVHMAGHWDADGTQMQAAIRRASGRPDLPVRRFPWRLAMLASPFVPMLRELREMRYLWQKPVRLCNARLVALLGSEPHTPLDAAVRATLEGLGCLQAPRARSGERQAA; the protein is encoded by the coding sequence ATGGAAAGAGGTACGGCACTGGTGCTCGGCGCGACCGGCGGCATCGGCGGGGAAACCGCCGCAGCCCTGCTGCGGCGGGGCTGGAAGGTGCGGGCGCTGGCCCGCGACCCGGCCCGGGCAGCCGCGCAATGGCCCGCCGGCACCCTGCGCCCGGAGTGGGTCGCGGGCGATGCGATGGACGCCGCGAGCGTGCTTGCCGCCGCGCGCGGCGCCGCGCTGATCGTGCATGCGGTCAACCCGCCGGGCTATCGGGACTGGGAGACGCTGGTGCCGCCGATGCTCGAGAACACCCTCCGCGCGGCCGAAGCCACGGGCGCGCGGATCGTTCTGCCGGGCAACGTCTACAACTACGGGCCCGACGCCTTTCCCGACATCGACGAAAGCGCGCCGCAGCACCCCGTCACGCGCAAGGGGGCGATCCGCGTGCGGATGGAGCAACGCCTCTGCGAATCGGCCACGCGCGGGGTGCGCACGCTCGTGGTTCGGGCGGGCGACTTCTTCGGGCCGCGTGCGCACAGCAACTGGTTCGCGCAGGGGCTCGTGAAGGCCGGGCGACCGCTCGCTTCGATCGGCGATCCGGGTCGCCCTGGCCTCGGCCACCAGTGGACCTACCTGCCCGACATGGCCGAGGCCATCGCGCAGCTCGTCGAGCGCGAGCATGCGCTCGCGACCTTCGAGAGCGTCCACATGGCCGGCCACTGGGACGCCGACGGCACGCAGATGCAGGCCGCGATCCGGCGCGCGAGCGGGCGGCCCGACCTCCCGGTGCGGCGTTTTCCATGGCGGCTCGCGATGCTGGCCTCGCCGTTCGTGCCGATGCTGCGCGAGCTGCGCGAGATGCGCTACCTGTGGCAAAAGCCCGTGCGCCTCTGCAATGCGCGGCTGGTGGCGCTGCTGGGGAGCGAGCCGCACACGCCGCTCGACGCGGCGGTCCGCGCGACGCTCGAAGGGCTGGGCTGCCTGCAGGCACCCCGCGCCCGCAGCGGCGAACGGCAGGCGGCGTAA
- a CDS encoding acyl-CoA dehydrogenase family protein: protein MQYTHEHLEIQKTLRRFIDEQINPHVDEWEAAEQFPAHQVFRQLAALGLLGLNKPEAYGGSGLDYSYAMAMAEALGHVSCGGIPMAIGVQTDMCTPALARFGSDALRREFLAPAIAGETVGCIGVSEPGAGSDVAGLKSHARKDGGDYLITGQKMWITNSLQADWMCMLVNTSDGPAHRNKSLVMVPMNSPGITKAKKIRKIGMHSSDTGLIYFDEVRVPQRYRIGEEGQGFVYQMQQFQEERLWCAASSLVPLDECIAETIEWAQQRKLFGGTLADQQWVQFKLAELKTEVEALRALTYRACELHMDGQDVTELASMAKLKTGRLTREVADTCLQFWGGMGFTWENRVSRLYRDGRLASIGGGADEVMLGILAKTMGIAKRPARE from the coding sequence ATGCAGTACACCCACGAACATCTCGAGATCCAGAAGACGCTGCGCCGCTTCATCGACGAGCAGATCAATCCGCATGTCGACGAATGGGAAGCGGCGGAGCAGTTTCCGGCGCACCAGGTCTTCCGCCAGCTCGCGGCGCTCGGACTGCTGGGGCTGAACAAGCCCGAGGCCTACGGCGGCTCGGGGCTCGACTATTCCTACGCGATGGCGATGGCCGAGGCGCTCGGCCACGTGAGCTGCGGCGGCATCCCGATGGCGATCGGCGTGCAGACCGACATGTGCACGCCGGCGCTGGCCCGCTTCGGCAGCGATGCGCTGCGGCGCGAGTTCCTCGCGCCCGCCATCGCGGGCGAGACGGTCGGCTGCATCGGCGTGAGCGAACCGGGCGCCGGCAGCGACGTCGCGGGCCTGAAGAGCCATGCGCGCAAGGACGGCGGCGACTATCTCATCACCGGGCAGAAGATGTGGATCACCAACAGCCTGCAGGCCGACTGGATGTGCATGCTGGTCAACACGAGCGACGGCCCGGCGCACCGCAACAAGTCGCTGGTCATGGTGCCCATGAACAGCCCCGGCATCACGAAGGCGAAGAAGATCCGCAAGATCGGCATGCATTCGAGCGACACCGGCCTCATCTACTTCGACGAGGTGCGCGTGCCGCAGCGCTATCGCATCGGCGAGGAGGGCCAGGGCTTCGTCTACCAGATGCAGCAGTTCCAGGAAGAGCGCCTGTGGTGCGCCGCCAGTTCGCTGGTGCCGCTGGACGAATGCATCGCCGAGACCATCGAGTGGGCGCAGCAGCGCAAGCTCTTCGGCGGCACGCTGGCCGACCAGCAGTGGGTGCAGTTCAAGCTCGCCGAGCTCAAGACCGAGGTCGAGGCGCTGCGCGCCCTCACCTACCGCGCCTGCGAGCTGCACATGGACGGCCAGGACGTGACCGAGCTCGCCTCGATGGCCAAGCTCAAGACCGGCCGCCTCACGCGCGAGGTGGCCGACACCTGCCTGCAGTTCTGGGGCGGCATGGGCTTCACCTGGGAGAACCGCGTCTCGCGCCTGTACCGCGACGGCCGGCTGGCCTCGATCGGCGGCGGCGCGGACGAGGTGATGCTGGGCATCCTCGCGAAGACGATGGGCATCGCGAAGCGGCCGGCGAGGGAGTGA
- a CDS encoding tripartite tricarboxylate transporter permease, with product MDLIQNLATGFGVAFTLTNLLYCLIGCILGTLIGVLPGIGPVATIAMLLPATYALPPVSALIMLAGIYYGAQYGGSTTAILVNLPGESSSVVTCIDGYQMARQGRAGPALAAAGLGSFFAGCVGTLILAAFAPPLTELAFKFGPAEYFSLMVLGLIGAVVLASGSLLKAVAMIVLGLLMGIVGTDVNSGVARFSFDVPELTDGIGFVVIAMGVFGYGEIIGNLSQPDEEREVFTAKVSGLWPTKDDFRRMTPAVLRGTLLGSALGILPGGGALLASFAAYALEKKIRMRPGEIAFGKGNIRGVASPESANNAGAQTSFIPLLTLGIPPNAVMALMVGAMTIHNIQPGPQVMSSNPELFWGLIASMWIGNAMLIILNLPLIGMWIKLLTVPYKFLFPAIVLFCAIGVYSTNNNTFDVWMVAAFGFIGYLFLKLGCEPAPLLLGFILGPMMEENLRRALLLSRGSWAVFVTRPLSAGLLLAACLLLVIVLLPAVKSKREEAFVED from the coding sequence ATGGATCTGATCCAGAACCTTGCGACCGGCTTCGGCGTTGCGTTCACGTTGACCAACCTGCTCTATTGCCTGATCGGCTGCATCCTGGGCACGCTGATCGGCGTGCTGCCGGGCATCGGGCCGGTCGCGACGATCGCGATGCTGCTGCCCGCCACCTATGCGCTGCCGCCGGTGTCGGCGCTGATCATGCTGGCCGGCATCTACTACGGCGCGCAGTACGGCGGCTCCACCACCGCCATCCTGGTCAACCTGCCGGGCGAGTCGTCCTCGGTGGTGACCTGCATCGACGGCTACCAGATGGCGCGCCAGGGCCGCGCGGGTCCCGCATTGGCGGCGGCCGGTCTGGGCTCGTTCTTCGCCGGCTGCGTGGGCACGCTGATCCTGGCTGCCTTCGCGCCGCCGCTGACCGAGCTGGCCTTCAAGTTCGGCCCGGCCGAGTACTTCTCGCTGATGGTGCTGGGCCTGATCGGCGCGGTGGTGCTGGCCTCGGGCTCGCTGCTCAAGGCGGTCGCGATGATCGTGCTGGGCCTCTTGATGGGCATCGTCGGCACCGACGTGAACTCGGGCGTCGCGCGCTTCAGCTTCGACGTGCCGGAGCTCACCGACGGCATCGGCTTCGTGGTGATCGCGATGGGCGTATTCGGCTATGGCGAAATCATCGGCAACCTCTCGCAACCGGACGAGGAACGCGAGGTCTTCACCGCGAAGGTATCCGGCCTGTGGCCGACCAAGGACGACTTCAGGCGCATGACGCCCGCCGTGCTGCGTGGGACCCTGCTGGGCTCGGCGCTCGGCATCCTGCCCGGCGGCGGCGCGCTGCTGGCTTCGTTCGCGGCCTATGCGCTCGAGAAGAAGATCCGCATGCGGCCCGGCGAAATCGCCTTCGGCAAGGGCAACATCCGCGGCGTCGCCTCGCCCGAATCGGCCAACAACGCCGGCGCGCAGACCTCGTTCATCCCGCTCTTGACGCTGGGCATTCCGCCGAACGCGGTGATGGCGCTGATGGTGGGTGCGATGACCATCCACAACATCCAGCCCGGTCCGCAGGTGATGAGCAGCAACCCCGAACTCTTCTGGGGCCTGATCGCCTCGATGTGGATCGGCAACGCGATGCTGATCATCCTGAACCTGCCGCTGATCGGCATGTGGATCAAGCTGCTGACGGTGCCCTACAAGTTCCTGTTCCCGGCCATCGTGCTGTTCTGCGCCATCGGCGTCTACTCGACCAACAACAACACCTTCGACGTCTGGATGGTCGCGGCCTTCGGTTTCATCGGCTACCTGTTCCTCAAGCTTGGCTGCGAACCTGCGCCGCTGCTGCTGGGCTTCATCCTGGGCCCGATGATGGAAGAGAACCTGCGCCGCGCGCTGCTGCTGTCGCGCGGCAGCTGGGCCGTCTTCGTCACGCGGCCGCTGTCGGCCGGCCTGCTGCTCGCCGCGTGCTTGTTGCTGGTGATCGTGCTGCTGCCTGCAGTGAAGTCCAAGCGCGAGGAAGCGTTCGTCGAGGATTGA
- a CDS encoding LysR family transcriptional regulator, whose translation MNPLDWESQRAFLAVLREGSLSAAARAMGVAQPTVRRRLDALERSIGVALFTRSPTGLTPTDAARDLGAHAEAMGAAADAFARAASADTGAASGSVRITVSEVMGAEVLPSMLADLQRKHPGLAFELSLTNRNEDLLRHEADIAIRMARPTQAALVATRVGTVELGFFARADYLKKHGTPKSLDDLGRFALIGPDRETAHLRWLRDLGIDLRRSMFSCRTDNQIAQLGAIRAGLGIGVCQKALAARDPKLVPVLPRAFSHGLETWVSMHEDLRRMRRVHVTFAHLVAALTAYCGRAAPGA comes from the coding sequence ATGAATCCACTCGACTGGGAAAGCCAGCGCGCCTTTCTCGCCGTGCTGCGCGAGGGCAGCCTCTCCGCCGCCGCGCGCGCGATGGGCGTGGCGCAGCCCACGGTGCGGCGCCGTCTCGATGCGCTGGAGCGCTCCATCGGCGTCGCTTTGTTCACGCGCTCGCCCACCGGTCTGACGCCGACCGATGCGGCGCGCGATCTCGGCGCCCATGCCGAGGCCATGGGCGCCGCGGCCGATGCCTTTGCACGCGCGGCGTCGGCCGACACCGGTGCGGCGTCCGGCAGCGTGCGCATCACGGTCAGCGAGGTCATGGGCGCGGAGGTGCTGCCTTCGATGCTGGCCGACCTGCAGCGCAAGCACCCGGGCCTCGCGTTCGAGCTCAGCCTGACCAATCGCAACGAGGACCTGCTGCGGCATGAAGCCGACATCGCGATACGCATGGCACGGCCCACGCAGGCGGCCCTCGTCGCGACGCGCGTCGGCACGGTCGAGCTCGGCTTCTTCGCGCGGGCGGACTATCTGAAGAAGCACGGCACGCCGAAGAGCCTCGACGATCTCGGCCGCTTCGCGCTGATCGGGCCGGATCGCGAGACGGCCCACCTGCGCTGGTTGCGCGACCTCGGCATCGACCTCCGGCGCTCGATGTTCAGTTGCCGCACCGACAACCAGATCGCGCAGCTCGGTGCGATCCGCGCCGGGCTCGGCATCGGCGTGTGCCAGAAGGCGCTGGCCGCGCGCGACCCGAAGCTGGTGCCGGTGCTGCCGCGCGCCTTCAGCCACGGGCTCGAGACCTGGGTCAGCATGCACGAGGACCTGCGGCGCATGCGCCGCGTGCACGTGACCTTCGCGCATCTGGTCGCCGCCCTGACCGCGTACTGCGGCAGGGCAGCGCCCGGCGCGTGA
- a CDS encoding ATP-binding cassette domain-containing protein — translation MDEAGIRRDSALTVLRHNGPVPTPLLQAHGLFKRYGESVVVNDLSFEIAPGECLGVIGPNGAGKTTTIRMCLGLTAPDHGTIEALGGLSMPRDARAIKAQLGVVSQFDTLDPDFTCAENLMVYARYFGMRRSQIMPRIPQLLEFAALSHKADARPGELSGGMRRRLSLARALVNDPKLLMLDEPTTGLDPQARHLMWERLQVLLQQGKSILLTTHFMDEAERLCSRLLVLDHGRKIAEGRPRDLIAQHLEPDVVELYGDGALELAHSPLKDYAARVEVSGETVFFYTQDARGLMAALGDRSGLRTFHRPANLEDLFLKLTGRQIREDG, via the coding sequence ATGGATGAAGCAGGAATTCGCCGGGATTCGGCTCTGACGGTCCTGCGCCACAATGGGCCGGTGCCGACACCCCTCCTCCAGGCCCACGGCCTTTTCAAGCGCTACGGCGAGTCCGTGGTGGTCAACGACCTCTCGTTCGAGATCGCGCCCGGCGAATGCCTCGGCGTGATCGGCCCGAACGGCGCCGGCAAGACGACGACCATCCGCATGTGCCTCGGCCTCACGGCGCCGGACCACGGCACGATCGAGGCGCTGGGCGGGCTTTCGATGCCGCGCGATGCGCGCGCGATCAAGGCGCAGCTCGGCGTGGTGAGCCAGTTCGACACGCTCGACCCCGACTTCACCTGCGCCGAGAACCTCATGGTCTACGCGCGCTACTTCGGCATGCGCCGCTCGCAGATCATGCCGCGCATCCCTCAGCTGCTGGAGTTCGCGGCGCTGTCGCACAAGGCCGATGCGCGGCCCGGCGAGCTCTCCGGCGGCATGCGGCGGCGCCTGTCGCTGGCGCGCGCGCTGGTCAACGATCCCAAGCTCCTGATGCTCGACGAGCCCACCACCGGCCTCGACCCGCAAGCGCGGCACCTCATGTGGGAACGGCTCCAGGTGCTGCTGCAACAGGGCAAATCGATCCTGCTGACCACGCACTTCATGGACGAGGCCGAGCGTCTGTGCTCGCGGCTCCTGGTGCTCGACCATGGGCGCAAGATCGCCGAGGGCCGGCCGCGCGACCTGATCGCGCAGCATCTGGAGCCGGACGTGGTCGAGCTCTACGGCGACGGCGCGCTCGAACTCGCGCACTCGCCGCTCAAGGACTACGCGGCGCGCGTGGAAGTGAGCGGCGAGACGGTTTTTTTCTACACGCAGGACGCGCGCGGCCTGATGGCGGCGCTGGGCGACCGCAGCGGCCTGCGCACCTTTCATCGGCCGGCGAATCTGGAAGACCTGTTCCTCAAGCTCACGGGTCGCCAGATCCGCGAAGATGGCTGA
- a CDS encoding DUF3820 family protein, with protein MKPEDLEKLVTLEMPFGKYKGRVIADLPGNYLNWFAREGFPKGEIGRLLALMQEIDHNGLKGLLAPLRRKG; from the coding sequence ATGAAGCCCGAAGACCTCGAAAAGCTCGTCACGCTCGAAATGCCCTTCGGCAAGTACAAGGGCCGCGTGATCGCCGACCTGCCCGGCAACTACCTGAACTGGTTCGCGCGCGAAGGCTTCCCCAAGGGAGAGATCGGCCGGCTCCTGGCGCTGATGCAGGAGATCGACCACAACGGCCTCAAGGGCCTGCTCGCACCGCTGCGCCGCAAGGGCTGA